Proteins co-encoded in one Papaver somniferum cultivar HN1 chromosome 5, ASM357369v1, whole genome shotgun sequence genomic window:
- the LOC113282477 gene encoding cysteine-rich receptor-like protein kinase 2 — MESSSSICLLLLLVLALLQTDTTIGAPRAQLIEMPCGKDREANTSIFTVNFVTTMEAISDQMRTTGYGEAVTGEEPNANFGLAQCYGDLTLVDCALCYAQMRSLLPQCYPYNGGSIYLDGCFMRVANYSFYDEYRSPQDKAICNSNGTRKSTKFQESARRAVTDAAARAPGNGGYAKSQVLVPGKANESAYVLANCWKKLSQSSCRACLDSAVSSIIGCLPLSEGRALNTGCFMRYSDTSFLNEEPQSPGMLKGKIIVIVVVVLSAAVLLAIGAAIAIYARKQKIIEKKRKGSTDDAVKMAKLLHDSSLNFKFSVLQKATGSFDEANRLGQGGFGTVYKGVLADGREIAVKRLFVNNKHRAADFYNEVNIISSVDHKNLVRLLGCSCSGPESLLVYEYLPNKSLDHFLFDTNKAQALLWEKRLEIVIGTAEGLVYLHENTSNRIIHRDIKASNILLDSKLRAKIADFGLARSFEEDKTHISTAIAGTLGYMAPEYLAHGQLTEKADVYSFGVLLLEIVTGRQNNRRKHVDFSDSLITAAWKNFQMGTVETLFDPNLMFHHYNNESDLKKDASRVIHVALLCTQEIPSLRPFMSKVLEMLLNKEYNLPAPTNPPFIDENTMELNDNSSASNPFHAISCPSVASVSHSSFYPR, encoded by the exons ATGGAGTCATCTTCAAGTATCTGTCTGCTGCTACTTCTGGTCTTAGCTCTACTACAAACCGATACAACAATAGGTGCACCAAGAGCTCAACTAATTGAGATGCCTTGTGGGAAAGACAGAGAAGCAAACACAAGTATTTTTACCGTCAACTTCGTCACCACCATGGAAGCCATCAGTGATCAGATGAGAACTACTGGTTATGGAGAAGCAGTTACGGGTGAAGAGCCTAATGCAAATTTTGGCCTTGCCCAATGCTATGGAGACCTCACCTTAGTTGATTGTGCACTTTGCTATGCTCAGATGCGTAGTTTGCTTCCACAATGTTATCCCTACAACGGTGGGAGTATCTACCTTGATGGTTGTTTCATGCGAGTTGCAAATTACAGTTTCTATGACGAATATAGAAGTCCTCAAGATAAGGCAATATGTAACTCGAATGGAACACGAAAAAGCACAAAGTTTCAGGAATCGGCACGCAGAGCTGTTACAGATGCAGCTGCAAGGGCACCAGGAAATGGGGGATATGCAAAATCTCAAGTGCTGGTGCCGGGAAAGGCAAATGAATCGGCTTATGTTCTTGCAAATTGCTGGAAAAAACTGAGTCAGAGTTCTTGCAGAGCATGTTTAGACAGTGCTGTATCTTCCATTATTGGATGTTTACCATTGTCGGAGGGGCGGGCATTAAACACTGGTTGCTTCATGAGGTATTCTGACACAAGTTTCCTTAATGAAGAACCACAGAGCCCTGGAATGTTAAAAG GGAAAATTATTGTGATTGTAGTTGTCGTTCTGAGTGCTGCGGTTCTTTTAGCAATTGGGGCAGCTATTGCAATTTATGCTAGAAAGCAGAAAattattgaaaagaaaagaaaag GCTCAACTGATGATGCCGTGAAGATGGCGAAGCTCCTTCACGACAGTAGCTTGAACTTTAAGTTCTCTGTCCTGCAGAAGGCCACAGGATCTTTTGATGAAGCAAACAGGCTTGGCCAAGGAGGGTTCGGAACAGTTTACAAG GGAGTGTTggctgatggaagagaaattgcCGTGAAGAGACTTTTCGTTAATAACAAGCACAGAGCTGCAGATTTCTATAATGAAGTTAACATAATTAGCAGTGTGGACCACAAGAATCTGGTTAGGTTGTTGGGTTGTAGTTGTTCCGGCCCCGAAAGCCTTCTTGTCTATGAATATCTCCCAAACAAGAGTCTTGATCATTTCCTCTTCG ATACCAATAAAGCTCAAGCACTGCTGTGGGAGAAGCGATTAGAGATAGTTATTGGGACAGCAGAAGGTTTGGTTTACCTTCACGAAAACACCAGCAATAGAATCATTCACAGAGATATAAAAGCCAGCAACATTTTGTTGGATTCAAAACTCCGAGCTAAAATTGCAGATTTTGGGTTAGCTAGGTCTTTCGAAGAAGATAAAACTCACATCAGCACCGCTATTGCAGGAACCTT AGGATATATGGCGCCCGAGTACCTAGCACATGGGCAATTAACAGAAAAAGCAGATGTGTACAGTTTCGGGGTTCTGTTGCTAGAAATTGTTACCGGAAGACAGAACAACAGGAGAAAACATGTGGACTTCTCAGACAGTCTTATCACAGCA GCGTGGAAAAATTTCCAAATGGGTACAGTAGAAACACTCTTCGATCCGAATTTGATGTTCCATCACTACAACAATGAAAGTGACTTGAAAAAGGATGCATCGAGGGTTATTCATGTGGCACTTCTGTGTACACAAGAGATACCTTCGTTAAGACCATTTATGTCGAAAGTCCTAGAGATGCTTTTGAACAAGGAATATAACCTCCCTGCACCAACGAATCCCCCCTTTATTGATGAGAACACCATGGAGCTCAATGACAATTCCAGCGCATCTAATCCATTCCACGCCATTTCTTGCCCTTCAGTTGCTAGTGTGTCTCACAGTTCTTTCTACCCAAGGTAA